The Anopheles merus strain MAF chromosome 2L, AmerM5.1, whole genome shotgun sequence genome has a segment encoding these proteins:
- the LOC121594842 gene encoding myosin heavy chain, non-muscle isoform X1 produces MAEDLRDRNDPELKYLSVERNSFNDPATQAEWTQKRLVWVPHESQGFVAASMKGERGDEVEVELAETGKRVLVLKDDIQKMNPPKFDKVEDMAELTCLNEASVLHNIKDRYYSGLIYTYSGLFCVVVNPYKKLPIYTEKIMEKYKGIKRHEVPPHVFAITDTAYRSMLQDREDQSILCTGESGAGKTENTKKVIQYLAYVAASKPKGSVATPTPALIIGGHHTSLSGELEQQLLQANPILEAFGNAKTVKNDNSSRFGKFIRINFDASGYISGANIETYLLEKSRAIRQAKDERTFHIFYQLLAGASPEQRERFILDDVKTYPFLSNGGLPVPGVDDYAEFQATVKSMNIMGMTSEDFNSIFRIVSAVLLFGSMTFKQERNSDQATLPDNTVAQKIAHLLGLNVTDMTKAFLTPRIKVGRDFVTKAQTREQVEFAVEAIAKACYEKMFKWLVNRINRSLDRTKRQGASFIGILDMAGFEIFELNSFEQLCINYTNEKLQQLFNHTMFILEQEEYQREGIEWKFIDFGLDLQPTIDLIDKPGGIMALLDEECWFPKATDKSFVEKLAAAHSMHPKFMKTDFRGVADFAVVHYAGKVDYSATKWLMKNMDPLNENVVSLLQASQDPFVVQIWKDAEIVGMAQQALTDTQFGARTRKGMFRTVSHLYKEQLAKLMDTLRNTNPNFVRCIIPNHEKRAGKIDAPLVLDQLRCNGVLEGIRICRQGFPNRIPFQEFRQRYELLTPNVIPKGFMDGKRACEQMIKSLELDSNLYRIGQSKIFFRAGVLAHLEEERDYKITDLIVNFQAFCRGFLARRNYQKRLQQLNAIRIIQRNCAAYLKLRNWQWWRLYTKVKPLLEVTKQEEKLVQKEDELRQIRDKLENLSKNSQEYEKKYQQAMEEKTHLAEQLQAEIELCAEAEEGRARLVARKQELEELMQDLESRIEEEEERVNALTSEKKKLQINIQDLEEQLEEEEAARQKLQLEKVQLDAKLKKMEEDVALIEDQNHKLVKEKKLLEERANDLSQTLAEEEEKAKHLAKLKVKHESTIAELEERLLKDHQQRQEADRSKRKIETEVADLKEQINERRMQIEEMQQQLVKREEELAQTLVRIDEESAAKAAAQKTQRELESQLAEIQEDLEAEKLARSKAEKQKRDLNEELEALKNELLDSLDTTAAQQELRSKREQEVATLKKTLEDESANHESTLMDMRHKHAQEISSINEQLENLKKMKGGLEKSKQQLEAENADLATELRNVNQSRQENDRRRKQAETQIAELQVKLADVDRVRVELQDKVTKLQQESENITQQLDEAELKASAAMKSAGNLESQLTEAQQLLEEETRQKLALSSKLRQIESEKEALQEQLEEDEEAKTNYEKKLAELNFTIQEMKKRSEEDSDIAKELEESKKKMNKDIETLQRQIQELQAANDRLDKSKKKIQSELEDATIELDTQRTKVLELEKKQKNFDKVLAEEKAISEQVAQERDAAEREAREKETKVLSLTRELDEAFEKIDELETKRKGLQNELDELANTQGTADKNVHELEKAKRALESQLAELKAQNEELEDDLQLTEDAKLRLEVNMQALRAQFERDIQAKEEQSEEKRRGLVKALRDLEAELDEERKQRAAAVAAKKKLEGDLKDMEATLEMNNKVKEDALKQAKKLQAQIKDAIRDAEEAKAAKEELAAISKESERKVKTLEADLMQLTEDLSSSERARRAAEGERDELLEEINSNSSKGSLMIDEKRRLEARIAALEEELEEEQSNLELMVDRNRKAQLTIEQLTTELATEKSNSQNNETLKCGLERLNKELKAKLSEQETALRTKLKAATAASEAKNLNLEKQLENETKERLAVQKANRKLEKRIKELTMNIEDERRHADQYKEQIEKANNRMKTLKRNLDEAEEEIQKEKTLKRKAQRECEDMLESHEALSREVNALKSKLRRGGAMGSLSSTRLTPKRENDSISVQDESLDGEDNSN; encoded by the exons ACATACTCGGGGCTGTTCTGCGTGGTGGTCAACCCGTACAAGAAGCTGCCCATCTACACCGAGAAGATCATGGAGAAATACAAAGGCATCAAACGGCACGAGGTGCCACCACACGTCTTTGCGATCACAGACACCGCCTATAGATCGATGCTTCAAG ATCGAGAGGACCAATCCATTCTTTGTACCGGCGAGTCGGGCGCAGGCAAAACCGAGAACACAAAGAAAGTTATCCAGTATTTAGCGTACGTCGCTGCATCGAAACCGAAGGGATCCGTCGCG ACACCAACGCCAGCCCTGATCATC GGTGGTCACCATACGAGTTTATCG GGTGAATTGGAGCAGCAGTTGCTTCAGGCGAATCCCATTCTGGAAGCGTTTGGTAACGCCAAGACGGTGAAGAACGACAATTCGTCCCGTTTC GGTAAATTCATTCGAATAAACTTTGACGCTTCGGGCTACATCTCGGGCGCCAACATCGAGACGTATCTGCTGGAGAAGTCACGTGCCATTCGCCAGGCGAAGGATGAGCGTACATTCCACATCTTCTACCAGCTGCTGGCGGGCGCGTCGCCCGAACAACGCGAACGCTTCATCCTGGACGACGTGAAGACGTACCCGTTCCTGTCGAACGGTGGGCTGCCGGTACCGGGCGTGGACGACTATGCCGAGTTCCAGGCCACGGTCAAGAGCATGAACATTATGGGCATGACGTCGGAGGACTTTAACTCGATCTTCCGCATCGTGAGCGCGGTGCTGCTGTTCGGCTCGATGACGTTCAAGCAGGAGCGCAATTCCGACCAGGCCACGCTGCCGGACAACACGGTCGCCCAGAAGATTGCGCATCTGCTCGGGCTGAACGTGACGGACATGACCAAGGCATTCCTGACGCCCCGCATCAAGGTGGGCCGTGACTTTGTGACGAAGGCACAGACCCGCGAGCAGGTGGAGTTTGCGGTGGAGGCGATCGCTAAGGCGTGCTACGAGAAGATGTTCAAGTGGCTGGTGAACCGGATAAATCGGTCGCTCGATCGTACCAAGCGGCAGGGTGCATCGTTCATCGGCATCCTCGATATGGCTGGTTTCGAAATCTTCGAGCTGAACTCGTTCGAGCAGCTGTGCATTAACTACACGAACGAGAAGCTTCAGCAGCTGTTCAACCACACCATGTTCATCCTGGAGCAGGAGGAGTACCAGCGGGAGGGCATCGAGTGGAAGTTCATTGACTTTGGGTTGGATCTGCAGCCGACGATCGATCTGATCGACAAGCCGGGCGGTATCATGGCGCTGCTGGACGAGGAGTGTTGGTTCCCGAAGGCGACGGACAAGTCGTTCGTGGAGAAGCTGGCAGCCGCCCACTCCATGCATCCCAAGTTCATGAAGACCGATTTCCGTGGCGTGGCCGACTTTGCGGTCGTGCACTATGCCGGCAAGGTGGACTACTCCGCCACGAAGTGGTTGATGAAGAACATGGATCCGCTGAACGAGAACGTGGTGTCGCTGCTGCAGGCGTCGCAGGATCCGTTCGTGGTGCAGATCTGGAAGGACGCCGAGATTGTCGGTATGGCCCAGCAGGCCCTAACGGACACACAGTTCGGTGCGCGCACGCGCAAGGGTATGTTCCGTACGGTTTCGCATCTGTACAAGGAGCAGCTGGCCAAGCTGATGGACACGCTGCGCAATACCAACCCGAACTTTGTGCGTTGTATCATTCCGAACCACGAAAAGCGTGCCGGCAAGATCGATGCTCCGCTCGTGCTGGACCAGCTGCGCTGTAACGGTGTGCTCGAGGGTATCCGTATCTGCCGCCAGGGCTTCCCGAACCGCATTCCGTTCCAGGAGTTCCGCCAGCGCTACGAGCTGCTCACGCCAAACGTCATCCCGAAGGGCTTCATGGATGGTAAGCGAGCCTGCGAGCAGATGATCAAATCGCTCGAGCTGGACAGCAATCTGTACCGCATCGGACAGTCGAAGATCTTCTTCCGTGCGGGCGTGCTGGCGCATCTGGAGGAGGAGCGTGACTACAAGATCACGGACCTGATCGTCAACTTCCAGGCGTTCTGCCGTGGGTTCCTTGCCCGCCGCAACTACCAGAAACGGCTGCAGCAGCTGAACGCGATCCGCATCATCCAGCGTAACTGTGCCGCTTACCTGAAGCTGCGCAACTGGCAGTGGTGGCGCCTGTACACGAAGGTGAAGCCGCTGCTGGAAGTGACCAAGCAGGAGGAAAAGCTGGTGCAGAAGGAGGACGAACTGCGCCAGATCCGCGACAAGCTCGAGAACTTGTCGAAGAACTCGCAGGAGTACGAGAAAAAGTACCAGCAGGCAATGGAGGAGAAGACGCACCTTGCCGAACAGCTGCAGGCCGAGATTGAGCTTTGCGCTGAAGCGGAAGAGGGTCGGGCCCGGTTGGTCGCTCGCAAGCAGGAGCTGGAAGAGCTGATGCAGGATCTCGAGTCGCgaatagaagaagaggagGAGCGTGTGAACGCGCTGACCAgcgagaagaagaagctgcAAATCAACATTCAGGATCTGGAGGAGCAgctggaggaggaagaagCCGCGCGCCAGAAGCTGCAGCTGGAGAAGGTACAGCTCGACGCAAAGCTGAAGAAAATGGAGGAAGATGTCGCGCTGATCGAGGACCAGAACCACAAGCTGGTGAAGGAGAAGAAGCTGCTCGAGGAGCGTGCCAACGACCTGTCCCAGACGCTggccgaggaggaggagaaggcgAAGCATCTTGCCAAGCTGAAGGTGAAGCACGAGTCGACGATCGCGGAGCTGGAGGAGCGTCTGCTGAAGGATCATCAGCAGCGCCAGGAAGCGGACCGCTCGAAGCGCAAGATCGAGACGGAGGTGGCTGACCTGAAGGAGCAGATCAACGAGCGACGCATGCAGATAGaggagatgcagcagcagctggtgaAGCGCGAAGAGGAACTGGCACAAACGCTCGTACGCATCGACGAAGAGTCGGCGGCAAAGGCTGCGGCTCAGAAAACGCAGCGCGAGCTCGAATCGCAACTGGCCGAAATTCAGGAGGATCTCGAGGCGGAAAAGCTCGCTCGCTCCAAGGCTGAAAAGCAGAAGCGTGATCTGAACGAAGAACTCGAGGCGCTGAAAAACGAACTGTTGGATTCGCTGGACACCACTGCCG CACAACAAGAACTGCGTTCGAAGCGTGAACAGGAGGTGGCCACCCTCAAGAAGACCCTCGAGGACGAGTCGGCCAACCACGAGTCAACGCTGATGGACATGCGTCACAAACATGCGCAAGAGATTTCCTCCATTAACGAACAGCTGGAAAATCTGAAGAAAATGAAGGGCGGATTGGAGAAGAGCAAACAGCAGCTCGAGGCGGAAAATGCAGATCTTGCTACCGAATTGCGCAACGTCAACCAATCGCGCCAGGAGAACGATCGTCGACGCAAGCAGGCGGAAACACAGATTGCCGAGTTGCAG GTGAAACTTGCGGATGTCGATCGTGTTCGTGTCGAGCTGCAGGATAAGGTGACCAAGCTGCAACAAGAATCGGAAAACATTACACAACAACTGGACGAAGCTGAGCTGAAGGCTTCCGCTGCGATGAAGAGCGCCGGCAATCTGGAAAGCCAGTTGACCGAAGCGCAACAGCTGCTGGAAGAGGAAACGCGTCAGAAGCTTGCCTTGAGCTCCAAGCTGCGTCAAATCGAGTCGGAGAAGGAAGCGCTTCAGGAGCAGCTGGAAGAGGACGAGGAGGCAAAGACTAACTACGAGAAGAAGTTGGCCGAGCTGAACTTTACCATCCAGGAGATGAAGAAGCGCTCCGAGGAGGACTCGGACATTGCCAAGGAGCTGGAAGAgtcgaagaagaagatgaacaaGGACATCGAGACGCTGCAGCGCCAGATCCAGGAGCTGCAGGCTGCCAACGATCGTTTGGACAAGAGCAAGAAGAAGATCCAGTCCGAGCTGGAGGATGCCACGATCGAGCTGGACACGCAGCGCACCAAGGTGTTAGAGCtggagaagaagcagaagaacttCGACAAGGTGTTGGCGGAGGAGAAGGCCATCAGCGAGCAAGTGGCCCAGGAACGCGACGCAGCAGAGCGTGAGGCGCGCGAGAAGGAAACGAAGGTTCTGTCGCTTACCCGCGAGCTGGACGAAGCGTTCGAGAAGATCGACGAGCTGGAAACGAAGCGCAAGGGTCTGCAGAACGAGCTGGATGAGCTGGCAAATACACAG GGAACAGCCGACAAAAACGTGCATGAGCTAGAGAAGGCAAAGCGGGCCCTCGAGAGCCAGCTGGCCGAACTGAAAGCACAAAACGAAGAGCTCGAGGATGATCTGCAGCTGACCGAGGACGCCAAGCTGCGGTTGGAGGTTAACATGCAAGCCCTGCGCGCACAATTCGAACGCGACATTCAGGCGAAGGAGGAGCAGTCGGAAGAGAAGCGACGCGGGCTGGTGAAAGCTTTGCGCGATCTGGAAGCCGAGCTGGACGAGGAGCGCAAACAGCGTGCGGCAGCGGTCGCTGCTAAGAAGAAGCTCGAGGGCGACCTGAAGGACATGGAGGCGACGCTCGAAATGAACAATAAGGTGAAGGAGGATGCGCTGAAGCAGGCCAAAAAGCTGCAGGCCCAGATCAAGGACGCCATCCGTGACGCCGAGGAAGCTAAGGCGGCTAAGGAGGAGTTAGCTGCCATTAGTAAGGAGTCGGAGCGCAAGGTGAAGACGCTCGAGGCGGACCTGATGCAGCTGACCGAGGATCTGTCCAGCTCGGAACGGGCGCGCCGTGCCGCGGAAGGCGAACGCGACGAGCTGCTGGAGGAGATCAATTCCAACTCCAGCAAGGGTTCGCTCATGATCGACGAAAAGCGACGCCTGGAGGCCCGCATTGCCGCCCTGGAGGAGGAGCTCGAGGAGGAGCAATCGAACCTCGAGCTGATGGTGGACCGAAACCGCAAGGCCCAGCTCACGATCGAACAGCTCACCACCGAGCTGGCGACGGAGAAGTCGAACTCGCAGAACAACGAAACCCTCAAGTGCGGCTTGGAGCGACTGAACAAGGAGCTGAAGGCGAAGCTGTCCGAGCAGGAGACGGCACTCCGCACGAAGCTGAAGGCGGCAACGGCCGCCTCGGAGGCGAAGAACTTGAACCTGGAGAAGCAGCtcgaaaacgaaacgaaggAACGGTTGGCCGTGCAGAAGGCTAACCGCAAGCTGGAGAAACGCATCAAGGAGCTGACGATGAACATCGAAGACGAGCGACGACATGCCGATCAGTACAAGGAGCAGATCGAAAAG GCCAACAACCGCATGAAGACGCTGAAGCGCAACCTGGACGAGGCGGAAGAGGAAATCCAGAAGGAAAAGACACTGAAACGAAAGGCGCAGCGCGAATGCGAAGATATGCTTGAAAGCCACGAAGCGCTGTCGCGGGAAGTGAATGCGCTCAAATCAAAACTGAG ACGAGGTGGTGCAATGGGCAGTTTGAGCTCGACCCGATTGACGCCGAAGCGCGAGAACGACTCGATCTCGGTGCAGGATGAATCGCTCGATGGCGAAGATAACAGCAACTGA